In the genome of Candidatus Methylomirabilota bacterium, the window CCGGACAGCGCCATCCACGCCTGATTCACGAGTCCGGTGGGGCCCAGCACGTAGAGCCAGGCCATGGCCCCGATGAAGGGCGGCACCAGATACGGCAGGATGAGGACGCCCTGGAAGACCGATCGCCCGGGCAGGTTCGTCCGGGCCACCAGGAAGGCCAGCACGGTGCCCAAGGCCCCGGCGAGCGCCGTGGTCCACGTGGCTACGTAGAGCGTGTTCCGGAGAACCCGCCAGGTGTCCGGGTCGGCCAGCACCAGCCACAGGTTGGCGGCGCTCGGGAGGCCGTCCCGGGAGAGCCCGTACCAGGTGAGGACGAGCGCGGGGTAGCATACCGCGCCCGCCAGGACGGCGGCCAGCGGCGCCAGCGGGAGGAGCGTGCTGGCGGGCGTGCCCCTCATGGTGCGGGCCGCGGGGAGCCGGGCATGGCCCCGGGACTCACTTGCTCTCGAAGATCTCCCGATACTTCCCCTTCAGCTCCTCCCGGTGGGCCGCGATGTAGGCTTCGTCGGTCGGGAGGATCTCCAGTTTCTCGGGCGGCATCCCCTGGGGTCCCTCGATGCCGGGCCGCACCGGGACGTAGCCTTGCTGGACGAACAGCCGCTGGCCGTCGGGCGTGAAGAGGTAGCGGACGAAGGCCTGAGCGCCCTGGACATTCTTGGCCCCCTGCAGGATGCCGATCGGCGTCGGGATCAGGATGGCGCCCTCGCGCGGCCAGATGTGGTCCACCGGCGAGCCCTTGGCCTTCATGTCGCGCAGGAAGAAGTCGACCACCGAAGCCAGGTGGAATTCCCCGGTCGCCAGCTTCTGGGCGACGGTCCCGTTCGATTGCTCGACGACGATTCCGTTTTCCCGCAGGCGGCGAAAGAACTCCCAGCCGAAGGCCGGATGGGGCACCAGGGTCCCCAGCGTCGAGAAGGCCGCGCCGGAGTAGAAGGGGCTCGCCATCCCGACCTTGCCCTTGACGCGTGGCTCGGCGAGGTCCTTCCAGGAGATCGGCCGCTCCTTCACGCGAAGGGTATTGTAGCCGACCGTGTTGAAGATGAGCCGAACCTCGTGGTAGCGCCCGCCGTCGTAGCGGAACTTGGCCGGCACCCGCTCCGCCTCCGGGGGCGTGTAGGACTGGAGCAAGCTCTTCCGGGCGAGCTGGGCGAAGAAGTCGATGTCGGCCATCCAGACGAGGTCCGCCTGGATGGCGCCGCCCTGCAGCTCGGCCTGGAGCTTCCCGATCACCACCTGCGTGCCCGACCGGTAGATGTTCAGGACGGTGCCGGGGTGGCGCTTCTCGAAGTCGGCCTTCATCTCGTTGACCTTGTCCTGCGACTCCGAGGTATAGAGCGTCACCGTCCCCTGGGCGGCGATCGGCCGCGGCGCGGCGAGGAGTGAAAGGAGCAGGAGCCCCAGATGGAAGACCATGCCTAGCCCCCTGGCCGAGCGCGGCGTCATTCGGCGTAGCGGCGCTCGAGTCGCTGGTAGTCGTCGAGGCCGACGAGGCGAAAGTAGTCGTCGAACGGCATGAGCCGATCGTGGATGGCCGCGGTGCTGCCGTCCCGGTGAAGCACCCGGAGGACGTCCGCCACCGCCTGGGCGGCCGCCCACAAGGCGTCCACGACCCACAGCCCCACCTTGTACCCCATGGCCTCGAGCTCCCGGCACGTGAAGAGCGGCGACTTCCCCGTCGTGAACATGTTGGCGACGAGGGGCACACCCGGAAGCGCCCGGGGCGCCGCCCGGAACTCCTCCGGGGTCTCGAGCGCCTCGAGAAAAATGCCGTCGGCGCCGGCCTTCACGTAGGCCTGGGCCCGGCGGATCGCCTCGTCGAAGCCGAGAGACCCCCGCGCGTCGGTCCGCGCGACGATCACCGTGCGCGGGTCCCGACGCGCCTCGAGGGCGGCCTCGAGCTTCTTCTGGTGCTCGGCCACCGGAACCACCGGCCGCGGCCCCGGGATGTGGCCACACTTCTTCGGCCAGACCTGGTCCTCCAGGACGATGGCCTGGGCACCGGCCGCCTCGTAGGCCTCGACCGTGCGCCGGACGTTGAGTGCGTTTCCGTAGCCGGTGTCGGCATCCGCCATCACCGGGATCGACACCGCGCCGGTGATGCTGCGCAGGTGGTCCACCATCTCGGTCATGGTCAGCTGGCCCACGTCGGGCCCACCCAGGCGGCTGGCGGCCACCAGGAAACCGCCGAGGCCGATGGTCCGGAAGCCGATGCGCTCGGCGATGCGCGCGGAGAGCGCGTCATAGACCGCGGGCATCACGAGACACCCGGGCTCGGCCAAGAGATCCCGGAAGCTCGCCACCGGCGACCGTGTCACAGGGCGCTCTCTGTGCTAGACTTTGAAACCGGCCGACACCTGCGGAGAATCGCGCGACCGGCGCTTTGATATTACAGAAAACGCGGCTCAAATCAAGGAACGGCCCGGGTATGTTCACGCTCCGGCCGGGCCCGCCCCTCGATTTCGCGCTCACGCTCCAGCGCTACGCGCTGTGGGGCGTGGACCCGGCCAACGTCTACCAGGAGGGCGTCTTGTACCGCGTCGCGCGGACCGGCGGGCGGCGCGTTCCGTTCCGCCTCGCGGCGGGCGGCTCGGCGGACTGCCCGCGCGTGACCGTGACCTTCGACGGTCCCGACACGCGTGAGACCCGCGCCGCCCTGCGGGCCGAGGCCAGCCGCCTCCTCGGCTCGACGGCGGACTTGCGCGGCTTCTACCGGCACGCCGGTCGGGACCCGGTGCTGGCGCCCCTGGTCCGGTCTTTCTACGGGCTCCGGCCGACGCTCGCCCCCGACCCCTTCGAGATGCTCGTGGGGGCCATTGCGGCGCAGCAGGTGAACCTGCCCTTCGCCTTCGCGACCCGGGCGCGGCTCGTGCAGCGGTTCGGAGAGCCCGTCGTGATGGACGGGGTCACCGTCTACGCCTTTCCGCCGGCCGCGACCCTGGCCGGGGCCGAGGTGGAGACGCTTCGGGCCATGCAGTTCTCGACGCGGAAGGCGGAGTACATCATCGGCCTCGCGCGGGCGGTGGCGGAGGGGGCGCTCGACCTCGCCGGCGTGGCCGGGGCGCCTGACGACGAGGTCATTGCCCGGCTCACCGCGGTCCGCGGACTCGGGCGCTGGACCGCCGAGTGGTTCCTGGCCCGCGGGCTCGGGCGTCCCGACGTCTGTCCCGCCGACGATCTGGGCGTCCGGCGGGCCTTCGAGGCGCTGTGCTTTCGCGGCCGGCCCTGTGACGCCGCGCGGGCGCGCCGGCACGCGCTCACCTGGCGCCCGTACCGGAGCCTGGCGGTTCACTACCTCCTGGCCGGGGCGCGGCTCGCCCGCGTCGGCGCCGTCCCCGCCTGACCGGAGGGGAACCCATGGCCCTCGCGCACCAGTGCGTGACGAATGTGGTGGGCGGGTCTGGGGGCGGAGCGCCGCCGCTCCCCACCAGGCTGAATTAATGGAGCCTCGGCGAAAGCCGCTCTTGCCGATGGTGGGACCGGATCCGTATGCCCCTCGGGACGTGCACCTCGTCGGTCGCTACGCGCTCGGGGTCGACTGGCAGAACAACCACTCGAGCATCTATCCCTTCGACTTTCTGCGCGCCGCCTGCCCGTGTCCCGGGTGTGAGGAGGCACGGGCGGCCGGCCCGTCGCCCTCTCCAGAAGAGCCACAGAGCTGGCCCGTCGAGGTCCGCAAGGAGGGGACGGGACTCCGGATCCGCTGGCAGGACGGCCACGAGACGGTCTTCGGCGGCCACGAGCTGCGCGATCTCTGTCGCTGCGCCACGTGTACCACGAGGCCCGCCTGATGGCCCGGGGTCAGGCACCCTCCTCGAGCCGAGCGCGGGAGGTGGCGGGGCTGTCCCCGCGGCCTCACGGCGCCGTGCTCTTCGGCGTCATGCTGGGGCTGTTCCTGGGGGCGATGGAGTCGACCGCAGTCGCCACGGCGATGCCGACCGTGATCGCGAGCCTCGGTGGCCTCAACATCTATTCGTGGGTCTTTTCCGGCTACATCCTGGCCGCCACCATTTCCATGCCGCTGTGGGGCAAGGCCGCCGACCTCTACGGCCGCCGGGCGACCTACCTCACGGGGCTCGGCATCTTTCTCGGCGGCTCTGTCCTCTCCGGCCTGGCGACCTCCATGACCGCGCTCATCGCCTTCCGGACGGTCCAGGGGCTCGGCGGCGGCGCCCTGCTGCCGCTCGGCTACACGATCATCGCCGATCTCTACGGGCTCGAGCGGCGGGCCAAGATGCAGGGGTACTTCTCGTCCACCTGGGCTGTGGCCTCGGTGGTGGGGCCGCTCATCGGCGGGTTCTTGACCGATCACCTCTCGTGGCGCTGGGTCTTCTTCGTGAACCTGCCGTTCGGGGTGCTCACGGCGCTGATCCTCGGGTGGGCGCTCCGCGGGCTCGACCGGCCGCCGGGCCGCGCCGCCGTCGATCTGCGCGGCGCGGCCCTCCTGACCGGCGGCATGGGGGCGCTGCTGGTGGTCCTCGTGGAGGGGGGGCGAAGCGCGGTGGGCCTCGAGTACGTCGGGCTGCTCGTGCTGGGCGCGGGACTGCTGGTGGGCTTCGTCCACTGGGAGCGGCGGGCCCCCGAGCCGCTCTTGCCACTCCGCCTCTTCGCGAACCGCATGTTCCGGGCGGCGGCCATCTCCGGCTTCCTGGCCGGCATGGCGATGTTCGGGACGATCTCCTTCATCCCGCTCTTCGTCCAGGGCGTGCTGGGGGGCACGGCCACCGAGGCCGGCACGGCGCTGACCCCCTTCGTGCTGGGCTGGGTCACCTTCTCCGTTCTCTCGGCCCGGCTCCTCCTCCGGGTGGGGTACCGGCGT includes:
- a CDS encoding ABC transporter substrate-binding protein, which encodes MVFHLGLLLLSLLAAPRPIAAQGTVTLYTSESQDKVNEMKADFEKRHPGTVLNIYRSGTQVVIGKLQAELQGGAIQADLVWMADIDFFAQLARKSLLQSYTPPEAERVPAKFRYDGGRYHEVRLIFNTVGYNTLRVKERPISWKDLAEPRVKGKVGMASPFYSGAAFSTLGTLVPHPAFGWEFFRRLRENGIVVEQSNGTVAQKLATGEFHLASVVDFFLRDMKAKGSPVDHIWPREGAILIPTPIGILQGAKNVQGAQAFVRYLFTPDGQRLFVQQGYVPVRPGIEGPQGMPPEKLEILPTDEAYIAAHREELKGKYREIFESK
- a CDS encoding oxaloacetate decarboxylase, which gives rise to MTRSPVASFRDLLAEPGCLVMPAVYDALSARIAERIGFRTIGLGGFLVAASRLGGPDVGQLTMTEMVDHLRSITGAVSIPVMADADTGYGNALNVRRTVEAYEAAGAQAIVLEDQVWPKKCGHIPGPRPVVPVAEHQKKLEAALEARRDPRTVIVARTDARGSLGFDEAIRRAQAYVKAGADGIFLEALETPEEFRAAPRALPGVPLVANMFTTGKSPLFTCRELEAMGYKVGLWVVDALWAAAQAVADVLRVLHRDGSTAAIHDRLMPFDDYFRLVGLDDYQRLERRYAE
- a CDS encoding DNA-3-methyladenine glycosylase, translating into MFTLRPGPPLDFALTLQRYALWGVDPANVYQEGVLYRVARTGGRRVPFRLAAGGSADCPRVTVTFDGPDTRETRAALRAEASRLLGSTADLRGFYRHAGRDPVLAPLVRSFYGLRPTLAPDPFEMLVGAIAAQQVNLPFAFATRARLVQRFGEPVVMDGVTVYAFPPAATLAGAEVETLRAMQFSTRKAEYIIGLARAVAEGALDLAGVAGAPDDEVIARLTAVRGLGRWTAEWFLARGLGRPDVCPADDLGVRRAFEALCFRGRPCDAARARRHALTWRPYRSLAVHYLLAGARLARVGAVPA
- a CDS encoding gamma-butyrobetaine hydroxylase-like domain-containing protein yields the protein MEPRRKPLLPMVGPDPYAPRDVHLVGRYALGVDWQNNHSSIYPFDFLRAACPCPGCEEARAAGPSPSPEEPQSWPVEVRKEGTGLRIRWQDGHETVFGGHELRDLCRCATCTTRPA
- a CDS encoding MDR family MFS transporter, encoding MARGQAPSSSRAREVAGLSPRPHGAVLFGVMLGLFLGAMESTAVATAMPTVIASLGGLNIYSWVFSGYILAATISMPLWGKAADLYGRRATYLTGLGIFLGGSVLSGLATSMTALIAFRTVQGLGGGALLPLGYTIIADLYGLERRAKMQGYFSSTWAVASVVGPLIGGFLTDHLSWRWVFFVNLPFGVLTALILGWALRGLDRPPGRAAVDLRGAALLTGGMGALLVVLVEGGRSAVGLEYVGLLVLGAGLLVGFVHWERRAPEPLLPLRLFANRMFRAAAISGFLAGMAMFGTISFIPLFVQGVLGGTATEAGTALTPFVLGWVTFSVLSARLLLRVGYRRPVIAGMICLALAFLLMSHMGLGTSRSVTGRNMLLAGMGMGLIMVPLLIAVQNAVPKRDLGAATSATTFFRSIGGAVGVALMGAVLSHQMATQLVRMGTAPGGLPREQLESLIAHPDAVVDPTLRLTLPPAVLQAFSQALANALHAVFLVGFGIACLALISALLVPAGRAQDLALQENRVPGSPS